A region of the Candidatus Moraniibacteriota bacterium genome:
AGCGAGCTGTTTTATTGGCATACATAGCTAAAACTTCTTTTTCGGTAGCTTTTTTCCCCTGTGCAATTTTAACATCCTGTGATTGCCCAACTATTGTAGTTTCTACTATTTTCTGCATTTTTATCAAAGATTGTAATGTTGTCTTAATGTCAAATCCAGCTTCTAAAATTATTTTGTTGGCCATTGCATAAAGCATGTCACCGGCAATAATGGCGATTGAATTTCCAAAATGCTGTGCTTCTTCTGCGGGCATATTTTTTTGCTTTTTGCCAGCAAAGAAAGTTTGCAAAGTTTTTTCTCCGTGCCGCAATAGTCCCTTATCCATGATATCGTCATGGACAAGAAAAAACATGTGCAATAATTCTGCAGCTGCAGCAGTTTTTATTATTCTTTTCTTATTTTTACCGCCTGCCCCAAAATAAGCCTGGCACAAAAGCGCTCCGCGGATTCTCTTTCCTCCGGCTAAAGTTATTTTTTTAATTTGTTCTAGGGCTTCAGCGATAAGCACATCCTCTTTCCGCACATTTTTAATAAGACCATTAAATTGAAGTTTTAATTCATCGTCTATTTCTTTTTTCAGTTTTATTAAAGTTTCTTTAAAGTTCATAAAACTTTTTTATTTTCACTTTCCTATTATCCCAATTATCGAAAAGCAAGTCAATAATAAATAAAAAAGCAGGAATTAAATCTATTCAGATAACCCTGCTCTTTTTCATGGTATAATGCATTTTTTAATGCTTGTATTTACTGGGCGTTTCTGATGAAATGTGAGCCATTTCCTCAGACCTTTCTCCTTCCGACCCAACTATTTCAATAATTGCAAATG
Encoded here:
- a CDS encoding polyprenyl synthetase family protein — protein: MNFKETLIKLKKEIDDELKLQFNGLIKNVRKEDVLIAEALEQIKKITLAGGKRIRGALLCQAYFGAGGKNKKRIIKTAAAAELLHMFFLVHDDIMDKGLLRHGEKTLQTFFAGKKQKNMPAEEAQHFGNSIAIIAGDMLYAMANKIILEAGFDIKTTLQSLIKMQKIVETTIVGQSQDVKIAQGKKATEKEVLAMYANKTARYTFENPLCMGVILAGKNNKKLMQCLSRYAINVGIAFQIQDDILGVFGNKKKTGKLSVSDIEEGKKSIMVIRAYKWLNIRQKKQLDFILGKKGITSKEVMVFQDILKNTGALEYAQEMSAGYLAKGKREIKKMAFFPEAKNFLTGLVEYLENREA